The following DNA comes from Methanobacterium sp..
CTGGTAAGTTCAAAAGTCCTTCTTATTCTATCCAGGGTGATTCTTTTGTTTAATTTATCTAAATGTTGCTGATCTGCAGATTCTACGCCTAGAAAGACAGTTATACATCCTGAATCTTTCATTTTCTGGAGAAGTTTCTTGGATAAGGTATCTACCCTTGCTGTACATCCCCAATAAAAATCAAGATCCCTTTCCTTAATTTCATCGCATACCTCTTCCACTCTTTTTCTGTTCATTGTAAATGTATCATCCATGAATGCTATCATTTCAGAATCATGCACATCTATTAGATGTTCCATTTCATCAACAATATTATCTGCTGATCTCATCCTCAATTTATGGCCATGCATCGCTGATGATGAACAGAACGAGCATCTATGAGGGCATCCTCTTCCCGATATCATTGTTCCGGTTGAAAGTTTCATGTTTAGAATTTTATATTTGTCCATAGGGAGTAAATGTCTTGCAGGGAATGGTATTTCATCTAAATCTTCTATAATTGGCCTTGGGGGAGTTTTAAATTTTCTGGTGACTATGCCTTTAACTTTACTTAAGTCCCCTCCCTTTTCAATGGTTTCAACAAGTTCAAGCATGGTGTACTCGCCTTCACCATAAATTATAATATCAATAAAATCATTTTTTAAGAGTTCATTATACGTAAATGTTGGATGATATCCTCCTAAAACCACATAAGCCTTGGGACATGTTTTTTTTGCAATTTCAGCTGTTTTAAGTCCCTGAATAATTGTAGGCGTTAATGCAGTAACCCCTATAACATCTGGTGAATACTTAGAAATTTCATTTTCCAGTTCTTCCCAGCTCATTTCAAGGGCAGAACCATCTATTATTTTGACTTCAATCCCTCTTTTTTCAAGTACTGCTGCTATATATGAAATTCCTAAAGGAGGAGCTACAAGACCTATGAACTTATATTTGGAAGCAGTGTCTGGAGGGTTTATCAATAAAACCTTCATATAATCACCTTTGAAATAAATTTTCAAATTATTTAGGGTTTATTTTGGGTAAAATTATTCCTTCTTCTTTATCAACCATTATATCTATTAAATATGGTTCTTTCAACTTTAAAGCATTTTCTACTGCTTTAAATATTTTATCTGGTGAATCTATTCTTTCTGCTTTAATTCCATATGCCTTCGCAATTTCAACAAAGTCTGGATTTTCAAGTTCAACCTCAAATCGTTTT
Coding sequences within:
- a CDS encoding radical SAM protein, translating into MKVLLINPPDTASKYKFIGLVAPPLGISYIAAVLEKRGIEVKIIDGSALEMSWEELENEISKYSPDVIGVTALTPTIIQGLKTAEIAKKTCPKAYVVLGGYHPTFTYNELLKNDFIDIIIYGEGEYTMLELVETIEKGGDLSKVKGIVTRKFKTPPRPIIEDLDEIPFPARHLLPMDKYKILNMKLSTGTMISGRGCPHRCSFCSSSAMHGHKLRMRSADNIVDEMEHLIDVHDSEMIAFMDDTFTMNRKRVEEVCDEIKERDLDFYWGCTARVDTLSKKLLQKMKDSGCITVFLGVESADQQHLDKLNKRITLDRIRRTFELTRELDVRTIASAVLGMPGDTRQSIEKTINFVKSLNPSYAVFSLATPYPGTDFYIKASKQNLIKVNDWSKYTLLSPVLETVDCSLEELKNLQKKAFRDFYLRPSYIIRQAWIDGFVLIKTVGAMIKDVGR